One window of Ictalurus punctatus breed USDA103 chromosome 22, Coco_2.0, whole genome shotgun sequence genomic DNA carries:
- the acacb gene encoding acetyl-CoA carboxylase 2 isoform X7, producing MDRRSRSPSSENEENARPVPQDPSETPPTSCESSRPRFGAAGEAREKLKFVLGASEDNSSEDEASALNKSHVSRGGDVPEPTCPETRPHTAPPQSTSMRPSMSGLHLMKKGREQRRMDVPRDFTVASPAEFVKRFGGTCIIEKVLIATNGIAAVKCMRSIRRWSYEMFRNERTVRFVVMVTPEDLKANAEYIKMADHYVPVPGGPNNNNYANVEMIVDIAKRIPVQAVWAGWGHASENPKLPELLHKAGISFLGPSSKAMWALGDKVASSIVAQTAGIPTLPWSGSGLKVAWGEEGQRLGHVISVPPELYAKGCVRDVDEGLAGAEKIGYPVVIKASEGGGGKGIRKVDSAEDFPSFFRQVQVEVPGSPIFIMQLAQHARHQEVQILADGYGNAISLFGRDCSIQRRHQKIIEEAPATIASPSTFQQMERYAVRMAKMVGYVSAGTVEYLFSEDGSFHFLELNPRLQVEHPCTEMIADVNLPAAQLQIAMGIPLHRIKDIRVLYGESPWDDTPIHFEDPDCVPCPRGHVIAARITSENPDEGFKPSSGTVQELNFRSSKNVWGYFSVGATGGLHEFADSQFGHCFSWGENREEAISNMVVAMKELSIRGDFRTTVEYLIKLLETESFRNNDIDTSWLDHLIAEKVQAERPDTMLGVVCGALHVADASFRKSMSDFLHSLERGQVLPAASLVNTVEVDLIYQGIKYCLKVARQSPTTYVIIMNGSDIEIDVHRLSDGGLLLSYSGSGYTTYMKEEVDSYRITVGNKTCVFEKERDPTVLRSPSAGKLLQYTVEDGGHVTAGYPYAEIEVMKMVMTLSAPESGRVHFVKRPGAVLEPGCVVARIDLDDPSTIRPVEMNTQPLPAQEPLPVVGEKLHQVFHSVLENLMKVMDGYCLSEPYFSNSLNKWVDSLMWTLCDPSLPLLELQDIMTSVSGRIPVTVEKVIRKVMAQYASNITSVLCQFPSQRIANVLDSHAATLQRKADREVFFMNTQSIVQLVQRYRSGIRGYMKAVVLDLLRRYLQVEIQFQQGTYDKCVINLRERYKPDMTPVLEHIFSHAQVSKKNVLVSMLIDQLCGRDPMLTDDVEAVLNEFTQLSKMENSKVALCARQALIASHLPSYEVRHNQVESIFLSAIDMYGHQFCPENLKKLILSETSIFDVLPSFFYHNNRVVCMAALEVYVRRGYIAYELNSLQHHQMEDGTCAVHFQFMLPSSHPNRGSSPTLNR from the exons ATGGATCGCAGGTCCCGGTCTCCGTCATCGGAGAACGAGGAAAACGCTCGGCCCGTTCCCCAGGATCCGTCAGAAACCCCGCCCACTTCCTGCGAGTCGTCCAGGCCCAGGTTCGGGGCTGCCGGAGAAGCTCGGGAGAAGCTGAAGTTCGTCCTGGGCGCGTCGGAGGACAACTCCTCAGAAGATGAGGCTTCTGCTCTCAACAAATCCCACGTCAGTCGAGGCGGTGACGTACCTGAACCCACCTGCCCGGAGACACGCCCTCACACGGCCCCGCCCCAATCCACGAGCATGAG GCCTAGCATGTCTGGTCTTCACCTGATGAAGAAAGGTCGAGAGCAGAGAAGGATGGACGTTCCTCGAGATTTCACCGTGGCCTCTCCGGCAGAGTTCGTCAAGCGATTCGGAGGAACCTGCATCAtagaaaag GTGCTGATCGCCACTAACGGCATCGCGGCGGTGAAATGCATGCGCTCCATCCGCCGCTGGTCCTACGAGATGTTCCGCAACGAGAGGACCGTCCGCTTCGTCGTGATGGTCACGCCCGAGGACCTGAAAGCTAACGCGG AGTACATCAAAATGGCGGATCACTACGTGCCGGTCCCCGGCGGGCCGAACAACAATAACTACGCCAACGTGGAGATGATCGTGGACATCGCGAAGAGAATTCcagtgcag GCGGTGTGGGCCGGATGGGGTCACGCGTCGGAAAACCCAAAGCTGCCGGAGCTGCTCCATAAAGCGGGAATTTCATTTTTAG gaccgTCCAGTAAGGCCATGTGGGCTCTGGGAGATAAAGTGGCGTCTTCTATTGTAGCTCAGACTGCAGGAATCCCCACGTTACCCTGGTCTGGATCCG GGCTGAAGGTAGCGTGGGGGGAGGAGGGACAGAGGCTGGGTCACGTGATCAGCGTCCCGCCGGAGCTCTACGCCAAAGGCTGCGTTCGAGACGTGGACGAAGGCCTCGCC ggtgcaGAGAAGATTGGCTATCCTGTGGTGATCAAGGCGTCGGAGGGTGGTGGAGGGAAAGGAATCAGGAAGGTGGACAGTGCTGAAGATTTCCCCAGCTTTTTcagacag GTCCAGGTGGAGGTGCCCGGCTCGCCCATCTTCATCATGCAGCTAGCGCAGCACGCACGCCACCAGGAGGTCCAGATCCTGGCGGACGGGTACGGGAACGCCATCTCGCTGTTCGGACGGGACTGCTCCATCCAGCGGCGCCACCAGAAGATCATCGAGGAGGCTCCGGCCACCATCGCCTCGCCCTCCACCTTCCAGCAGATGGAGAGG taCGCGGTGCGCATGGCTAAGATGGTGGGCTACGTGAGCGCGGGGACGGTGGAGTACCTGTTTTCAGAGGACGGCAGTTTCCACTTCCTGGAGTTGAACCCCAGACTGCAGGTGGAGCATCCGTGCACAGAAATGATCGCGGACGTCAATCTTCCAGCCGCCCAGCTACAG ATAGCGATGGGGATCCCTCTGCACAGGATTAAGGACATCCGCGTGCTGTACGGCGAGTCTCCGTGGGATGATACCCCCATTCATTTCGAGGACCCGGACTGCGTCCCCTGTCCTCGAGGACACGTGATCGCCGCCCGCATCACCAGCGAGAACCCGGACGAG GGGTTTAAGCCGAGCTCGGGCACGGTGCAGGAGCTGAATTTCCGCAGCAGTAAGAACGTGTGGGGCTACTTCAGCGTGGGGGCCACGGGGGGGCTGCACGAGTTCGCAGACTCGCAGTTCGGACACTGTTTCTCCTGGGGAGAGAACCGCGAGGAGGCCATCTC TAACATGGTGGTGGCCATGAAGGAGCTGTCTATCCGCGGAGATTTCCGGACCACGGTGGAGTATCTGATCAAGCTTCTGGAGACGGAGAGCTTCAGAAACAACGACATCGACACGAGCTGGCTGGACCACCTGATCGCTGAGAAAGTGCAG GCGGAGCGGCCGGACACCATGCTGGGGGTGGTGTGTGGAGCTCTACACGTAGCCGACGCCAGCTTCAGGAAAAGCATGTCGGACTTCCTGCACTCTCTCGAGAG aggtcaGGTGTTACCTGCTGCCAGTCTGGTGAACACGGTGGAGGTGGATCTGATCTaccaggggatcaaatactgcCTCAAG gtAGCACGTCAGTCTCCCACCACCTACGTGATCATAATGAACGGCTCGGACATCGAGATCGACGTGCACCGTTTGAGCGATGGCGGCCTGCTCCTCTCCTACAGCGGCAGCGGCTACACCACCTACATGAAGGAGGAAGTAGACAG TTACCGAATCACCGTGGGCAACAAGACGTGCGTGTTCGAGAAGGAGCGGGACCCCACGGTGCTGCGTTCGCCCTCTGCTGGCAAACTGCTGCAGTACACGGTGGAGGATGGAGGACACGTGACCGCGGGATATCCGTACGCCGAGATCgag gtgatgaagatggtgatgacgCTGAGTGCACCGGAATCAGGGCGTGTTCACTTCGTTAAGCGGCCCGGAGCCGTGTTGGAGCCCGGCTGTGTGGTGGCTCGGATCGACCTGGACGACCCGAGCACCATTCGCCCT GTGGAGATGAACACGCAGCCGTTACCTGCGCAGGAGCCGCTGCCCGTTGTGGGGGAGAAGCTGCACCAGGTCTTCCACAGCGTTCTGGAGAACCTGATGAAGGTCATGGACGGGTACTGCCTCTCTGAGCCGTACTTCAGCAACAGC CTGAACAAGTGGGTGGACTCCCTGATGTGGACCCTGTGTGACCCCTCTCTCCCGCTGCTGGAGCTGCAGGACATCATGACCAGCGTCTCGGGTCGGATCCCCGTCACGGTGGAGAAGGTCATCCGCAAGGTCATGGCCCAGTACGCCAGCAACATCACCTCGGTTCTGTGCCAGTTCCCCAGCCAGAGG ATCGCGAACGTCCTGGACAGTCACGCGGCCACGCTGCAGAGGAAAGCGGACCGCGAGGTTTTCTTCATGAACACTCAGAGCATCGTGCAGCTCGTGCAGAG gtatcgTAGTGGTATTCGTGGCTATATGAAGGCCGTAGTGTTGGACCTGCTGCGGCGATACCTGCAGGTGGAGATACAGTTCCAGCagg GCACGTACGATAAGTGTGTGATAAACCTGCGGGAGCGGTACAAGCCTGACATGACCCCTGTGCTCGAGCACATCTTCTCCCACGCCCAGGTCTCCAAGAAGAACGTCCTCGTCTCCATGCTCATA GACCAGCTGTGCGGGCGGGACCCGATGCTGACCGACGACGTGGAGGCGGTCCTGAACGAGTTCACGCAGCTCAGCAAGATGGAGAACTCGAAGGTGGCGCTGTGTGCCAGACAG GCACTGATCGCGTCCCATCTGCCCTCGTACGAAGTCCGACACAACCAGGTGGAGTCCATCTTCCTGTCCGCTATAGACATGTACGGCCACCAGTTCTGCCCCGAGAACCTCAAG AAACTCATCCTGTCTGAGACATCCATCTTTGATGTTTTGCCCAGCTTCTTCTACCACAATAACCGTGTGGTGTGCATGGCCGCGttagag gtgtatGTGAGGAGGGGTTATATAGCCTATGAGCTGAACAGTCTGCAGCACCATCAGATGGAGGACGGCACGTGTGCTGTGCACTTTCAGTTCATGCTCCCTTCATCTCACCCCAACag AGGGAGCAGCCCCACGCTGAACAGGTAG